The genomic segment GGCAAGCCGGTAACCGATATGATCGAAGGCGAAAAGCGCTTCGACATCGTGCTCCGCTTCCCGGAGGCCTTGCGCAATAGCGAAGAAGCGATCTTGAACATCCCGGTCGATGTCTACAACAACCGCTCGACGACCGCCGAAGGAGACAAGCAAAAGAACACGGTCCCGTCGATCGGCATGGCCGGCGCGAAGCTCACGACCGGCGGTACGACACTCGGCGTCAATGCCAACCAAGCCAGTCCGACCGTCCGACGACGCTTGGGAGATCTCGTCACCCCGATGGATGCCGACGGAATTCCTAATCCCGACGGTCGCTTCGTGCAGGCCGGTGCCTCGACGATCTATCGCGAGCAAGGGAAGCGCATGATCGCGGTGAAGTTCAGCGTGCGCGGTCGCGACTTGGCAGGAGCCGTCGCCGAGGCGCAAGCCAAGACGGCCGATCTCTTCAAAGCGCCGTATTCCTCGACTTGGAGCGGCGAGTTCGACCAGATGCGTGAAGCCGAGCAACGACTAATGCTCGTCGTTCCGGTTTCGATGCTGCTCGTGTTCTTGCTCATCTACTTGGCGTTCCGTTCGTTGCTCGATACCCTCTCAGTCTTCGCCAACGTCATCGCACTCTCGAGGGGGGGCTTCTGGGCTCTGATTTTCACCGGCACGAACTTCAGCATCTCGGCGGCCGTCGGATTCATCTCGATCTTCGGCGTCGCCATTATGGACGGTCTCCTCTTGATCTCGTACTTCAATCAGCTTCGTGCCCACGGCCTGCCGTTGCACGAAGCGATCATGTCGGGAGCCGAGAAGCGCGTCCGCCCGATGATGATGACCGCGTTGACCGCAATTCTCGGGCTATTGCCGGCGGCCGTGTCGACGAAGATCGGCGCGCAAACGCAACAGCCGCTGGCGATCGTCGTCGTCGGCGGCATGCTGATGACGCTGTTGATCAACCGCTACCTGATGCCGGTCCTCTACAGCCTCTACGGCCACCGCGAACCCTCGGAACACGCCGCCAGCATGGCGCACTAAAGCGAGGTATTCGTGAGTCGCCGCCGGTCCCCTGCTTGACGGCGAGGGGCGTGGCGGAAGAGATCGTCCCGAATTGCCGTGTTGCCGAGTAAAGGAAAGCTACGGGAGCGGCTTGATCGGTCATGTCGTGATCGCCGGTGTACTTGAGATTCAAGCCGCCGGCTTCATGGATCGCAGCGGGACGAACGTTGATTTCTAGTTCTTCCCATGCATCCGTCGGTTAAAAAGTTGACTGGTGTCAGCCTAGGGTTGATATTGGCGCGAACAGGCTCGATAACCCGTTTGCGAGAGGACTGATGATTCCGCGCGATCCAGTACGCCCGAGGCCGTGCTTTCGAAAACGAGATCGGCATCGGCTACATCGTATTACTACGTTCATCGTGGTCGCGATTGCAGCGTTAGGGTCGATGTCCTTGCGTAATACAGCGAATGCCGCGGAGCCGGCGCGTAGGCCGAACATCGTTTTCATCCTTGCGGATGATCTCGGGTATGGCGATCTCGGCTGCTTCGGGCAGCAGGTGATCGTTACGCCGCAGCTCGATCGGATGGCGCAGGAAGGGATGCGGTTCACGCAGTTTTATGCCGGTGCCACGGTTTGCGCTCCGTCGCGGAGCGTCTTGATGACCGGTCGTCATCAGGGGCACACTCGCGTGCGCGGCAACGGTCGCGGAACGGCGCAAGCGCTCCGAACGGGAGACGAGACCGTCGCCCGACTGCTGCAACGGGCCGGCTATCGAACGGCGCTCATCGGCAAGTGGGGCTTAGGGGATATCGGCGAGGGCGAAGTCGGACTTCCCCGCAAGCAAGGCTTCGATTCGTTCTTCGGGTTTTTGAATCAGGTTCACGCTCATAACCACTATCCCGATTTTTTGTGGAGCAACGAAGAGAAAGTTCCGGTGCCTAATAAGATCGTTCCGGTCGGCAAGGTCGGTGCAGGCTACGCGACCGAGGCAGTGCGATTCGCCGACGACTTGTTCGCCGAAAAGGCGATCGAGTTCGTCAAGGAAAACAAAAATCGCCCGTTCTTCCTCTACTGGAGCATGGTGATCCCGCACGCCAACAACGAGCGGACTCGCGCATTAAAAAACGGTGCCGACGTTCCCGACTTCGGCCCCTATGCCGATCGCGATTGGCCGGAGCCGGATAAAGGACAAGCGGCGATGATCACGCGCCTCGACGGCTACGTCGGACGCATGCTCGAAACGCTGCGCGAGCAAGGCCTCGCCGAG from the Planctomycetia bacterium genome contains:
- a CDS encoding arylsulfatase; its protein translation is MSLRNTANAAEPARRPNIVFILADDLGYGDLGCFGQQVIVTPQLDRMAQEGMRFTQFYAGATVCAPSRSVLMTGRHQGHTRVRGNGRGTAQALRTGDETVARLLQRAGYRTALIGKWGLGDIGEGEVGLPRKQGFDSFFGFLNQVHAHNHYPDFLWSNEEKVPVPNKIVPVGKVGAGYATEAVRFADDLFAEKAIEFVKENKNRPFFLYWSMVIPHANNERTRALKNGADVPDFGPYADRDWPEPDKGQAAMITRLDGYVGRMLETLREQGLAENTLVIFSSDNGPHDESNHDLTRFRPSGPFSGIKRSLTDGGIRVPTIAWQPGTVRSGIATDHVAYFGDFMATAAELAAAEVPSGCDSISILPTLTGKPEEQRTHEFLYWEFHEGGFKQAALYQGRWKGIRTTGPTAPIALYDLKQDLGEKVDVAAEHPDLAAKIGAYLTTARTASPEWEPRWSVAPKKAGG